Proteins found in one Nerophis ophidion isolate RoL-2023_Sa linkage group LG21, RoL_Noph_v1.0, whole genome shotgun sequence genomic segment:
- the mrps12 gene encoding 28S ribosomal protein S12, mitochondrial-like: MSLLQSVRPALTTLFQVYQHTCVWTRPLLSHTMATLNQMHRAGKPKVPPKKLGATFGRPQLKAVILKTMIRKPKKPNSANRKCARVRLSNGKEAVAFIPGEGHNLQEHNVVLVEGGRTKDLPGVKLTVVRGKYDCGHVVKKKQ, from the exons ATGTCGCTGTTACAAAGTGTAAGACCTGCTCTCACGACGCTTTTTCAAG TGTACCAGCACACCTGCGTGTGGACACGCCCCCTGCTCTCCCACACCATGGCAACCCTCAACCAGATGCACCGTGCAGGCAAACCCAAAGTGCCTCCCAAGAAACTCGGCGCCACCTTTGGGCGTCCCCAGTTGAAGGCGGTCATCCTGAAGACCATGATCAGGAAACCCAAAAAGCCCAACTCCGCAAACAGGAAGTGCGCCCGCGTGCGTCTGTCCAATGGCAAAGAGGCGGTGGCGTTCATCCCAGGGGAGGGGCACAATCTGCAGGAGCACAATGTGGTCCTGGTGGAGGGGGGCCGCACGAAAGACCTTCCTGGTGTCAAGCTGACGGTGGTCCGGGGCAAGTACGACTGCGGCCACGTGGTCAAGAAGAAACAATAG